A genomic segment from Bosea sp. OAE506 encodes:
- a CDS encoding YggT family protein, whose protein sequence is MRAVLDVVLLALQIYTWLLIISAILSWLIAFNVVNTRNQFVSTVWDMLYRVTEPVLRPIRNMLPNMGGLDISPIILLLIIFFIERVIVLYLYPAVF, encoded by the coding sequence ATGCGTGCCGTTCTCGACGTGGTGCTGCTGGCCCTGCAGATCTACACCTGGCTGCTGATCATCTCGGCCATTCTGAGCTGGCTGATCGCCTTCAACGTCGTCAACACGCGCAACCAGTTCGTCTCGACGGTCTGGGACATGCTCTACCGCGTCACCGAACCGGTGCTGCGCCCGATCCGCAACATGCTGCCCAATATGGGCGGGCTCGACATCTCGCCGATCATCCTGCTGCTGATCATCTTCTTCATCGAGCGCGTCATCGTCCTCTATCTCTACCCTGCCGTTTTCTGA
- a CDS encoding DUF882 domain-containing protein → MGSSDATLSARNARPKQVFRRALTLGVAAGALLLGVRGTQDAVANGDTRTISIRHMHTKEETTVTFKRDGRYVAEGLEKLNWALRDWRTDEPIRMDPRLFDVAWEVQRQVGSEQPFHVVSAYRSPGTNSMLRRRSRAVAKHSQHMLGKAMDFYLPDAATARVREAGMRLQRGGVGFYPGAHTPFVHLDAGSVRSWPRMTRDQLVRLFPDEKTVHLPADGQPLGGYEIAKAEILAGGGAVAGYAAADLDEGAVISSGRKSLWASLFGGDEEEADARPTRGRRAAPKPQPAVMAYASPNPYADSNASDGGRFAVAVAPAPATRSLAQERAERLSPRAPEPPEAQAVAPVNAAAAPPPPPPPAQDKRPALVDAPLPLARPRGLTVPGEAEGAVQVAALPAAGGALAFAQATAGADQKLVLAALPPRRPGEIAPPVETVIAGKPTNAPLPPLRPAALAGLALAGQSTPLPVQAAALRGSEAAQPEGRLVAVTHPLPPSRPGGSPAVSAAVATPARPAPTPIEAQYDSDRAGLDSLFATVTRAPAPAGRSVNVATARARTTAPAASPIAGPSPAAALGFSHAEPNDARTGSFSGPAVKPLPTNFIQN, encoded by the coding sequence TTGGGCAGCTCAGACGCCACGCTTTCGGCACGCAATGCGCGCCCGAAACAGGTCTTCCGCAGGGCGTTGACGCTCGGTGTGGCGGCCGGGGCCCTCCTGCTCGGCGTACGCGGGACGCAGGATGCGGTCGCCAATGGCGACACGCGGACGATCTCGATCCGCCACATGCACACCAAGGAAGAGACCACCGTCACCTTCAAGCGGGACGGGCGCTATGTCGCCGAGGGTCTCGAGAAGCTGAACTGGGCCCTGCGCGACTGGCGCACCGACGAGCCGATCCGCATGGATCCCCGCCTCTTCGACGTCGCCTGGGAGGTCCAGCGCCAGGTCGGCTCCGAGCAGCCCTTCCACGTCGTCTCCGCCTATCGCTCGCCAGGCACCAATTCCATGCTGCGGCGGCGCTCGCGCGCAGTCGCCAAGCACAGCCAGCACATGCTCGGCAAGGCGATGGATTTCTATTTGCCGGACGCCGCGACGGCCCGTGTCCGCGAGGCGGGCATGCGCCTGCAGCGCGGTGGTGTCGGCTTTTATCCCGGCGCCCACACGCCCTTCGTCCATCTCGATGCCGGCTCGGTTCGCTCCTGGCCGCGCATGACGCGCGACCAGCTCGTACGCCTGTTCCCGGACGAGAAGACCGTCCATCTGCCCGCCGACGGGCAGCCGCTGGGGGGCTACGAGATCGCCAAGGCGGAGATACTTGCCGGCGGCGGCGCGGTGGCCGGCTATGCCGCGGCCGATCTCGACGAGGGCGCCGTCATCTCCTCGGGCCGCAAGAGCCTGTGGGCCTCGCTCTTCGGCGGCGACGAAGAGGAGGCGGATGCCCGCCCGACCCGCGGCCGGCGCGCGGCCCCCAAGCCGCAGCCCGCCGTCATGGCCTATGCCAGCCCCAATCCCTATGCCGACAGCAACGCCTCCGATGGCGGGCGCTTCGCCGTCGCCGTGGCGCCGGCACCGGCGACCCGCTCGCTCGCGCAGGAGCGTGCCGAGCGCCTCAGCCCTCGGGCGCCCGAGCCGCCCGAGGCGCAGGCCGTCGCACCCGTCAATGCCGCCGCCGCGCCGCCGCCACCACCGCCCCCCGCTCAGGACAAACGGCCGGCGCTCGTCGATGCGCCGCTGCCGCTCGCCCGCCCGCGCGGCCTGACGGTGCCGGGAGAGGCCGAGGGCGCCGTTCAGGTCGCGGCACTGCCTGCGGCGGGCGGAGCGCTCGCCTTCGCCCAGGCCACCGCCGGCGCAGACCAGAAGCTCGTCCTGGCCGCGCTGCCTCCGCGGCGCCCGGGCGAGATCGCGCCGCCGGTCGAGACCGTTATCGCCGGCAAGCCGACCAATGCCCCCCTCCCGCCGCTGCGCCCCGCAGCCCTGGCGGGCCTCGCACTCGCCGGCCAATCGACCCCGCTGCCGGTCCAGGCCGCGGCGCTGCGCGGCAGCGAGGCGGCCCAGCCGGAAGGTCGGCTCGTCGCCGTCACCCATCCGCTCCCGCCCAGCCGTCCCGGCGGCAGCCCGGCGGTCAGCGCCGCGGTCGCGACGCCCGCCCGCCCGGCGCCGACCCCGATCGAGGCCCAATACGATTCGGACCGCGCCGGCCTGGATTCGCTCTTTGCAACCGTCACGCGCGCGCCGGCTCCTGCCGGGCGCAGCGTCAACGTCGCCACCGCCCGGGCCCGCACGACCGCCCCCGCCGCCTCGCCGATTGCCGGCCCGAGCCCGGCCGCTGCGCTCGGCTTCAGCCATGCCGAACCGAACGACGCGCGCACGGGCTCCTTCAGCGGCCCCGCGGTGAAGCCGCTGCCGACCAATTTCATCCAGAACTGA
- a CDS encoding L,D-transpeptidase family protein encodes MRRRHWANLACVSALALSLTATAVSAEGQATDPTLGIPLPEQPALLLHADERPQAAQAPVSAEAAPAEPALQTDTATAPAAEPGMVTGAVTPSARPEGSLATPELPAATVAVPDQPVTLDIPEIELPPADPALAAPQAAPVLRSAEPAITPPDLPKVVVDLPAGSEYAADIAARATDALALPRLAERERAEILAAYEANGNRPLWIEGRGWSTAGLRLTERLGRAGEDGLRPADYPLPAFEASDKGSLAEADVRLSALAVLYARDARGARVDPRRLSKLLTPTLSLPSATEVLSELAGSGDAGAVLAAYNPPHEGYRRLKAKLAELREHLDDTPLVRIPAGPALKLGMRDERVPLVRARLGLGPSEEPVFDRSTATALAAFQKQAGLPANGVLGAQTLAALGTPATARGEQDIVAQMERWRWLPADLGADHIMVNVPEFRVRVIRQGHVVHETRAIVGKPETATPIFSHKMDHVIVNPSWFVPPSILRKEFIPGLAADPEYAAKRGYVVTRSKGGGISVRQPPGERNALGWIKFMFPNDHAVYLHDTPNRRLFAQERRAFSHGCVRVDNPFLLADQVLGPEWTHERLKRLIGSGERRINLPQPLAIHLVYNTHVVGADGGLTTFEDLYGFHRLVRQALESRS; translated from the coding sequence ATGCGTCGTCGCCACTGGGCGAATCTGGCTTGCGTCTCGGCTCTGGCCCTGTCCCTGACCGCCACCGCAGTCTCCGCCGAAGGCCAGGCCACCGATCCGACGCTGGGCATCCCGCTGCCGGAACAGCCCGCCTTGCTCCTGCATGCCGATGAGCGGCCGCAAGCCGCGCAGGCTCCGGTCAGCGCGGAAGCCGCTCCCGCCGAGCCCGCCCTGCAGACGGACACCGCAACCGCGCCCGCCGCCGAACCCGGCATGGTCACCGGCGCGGTGACACCTTCCGCGCGCCCCGAGGGCAGCCTCGCCACGCCGGAGCTGCCGGCCGCCACCGTCGCTGTGCCCGACCAGCCGGTGACCCTGGATATCCCCGAGATCGAGCTGCCGCCGGCCGATCCGGCGCTCGCGGCGCCGCAGGCCGCACCCGTGCTGCGCAGTGCCGAGCCGGCGATCACCCCGCCCGACCTGCCGAAGGTCGTCGTCGACCTGCCCGCCGGCTCCGAATACGCGGCCGACATCGCTGCTCGCGCCACCGATGCGCTGGCCCTGCCGCGCCTTGCCGAGCGCGAGCGCGCCGAAATCCTCGCCGCCTATGAGGCCAACGGCAACCGACCGCTCTGGATCGAGGGACGCGGTTGGAGCACCGCCGGACTGCGTCTGACCGAGCGTCTCGGGCGCGCCGGCGAGGACGGTCTCAGGCCGGCCGACTATCCGCTCCCCGCTTTCGAGGCGAGTGACAAGGGCAGCCTGGCCGAGGCCGACGTCCGGCTGTCCGCGCTCGCCGTGCTCTATGCGCGCGACGCCCGCGGCGCCCGCGTCGACCCGCGCCGCCTCTCGAAGCTGCTGACGCCCACGCTGTCGCTGCCCTCCGCCACCGAGGTGCTCTCGGAACTCGCGGGCTCTGGAGATGCCGGCGCCGTGCTCGCCGCCTACAACCCGCCCCATGAGGGCTATCGCCGGCTCAAGGCCAAGCTCGCCGAGCTGCGCGAGCATCTCGACGACACTCCGCTGGTGCGCATCCCCGCAGGCCCGGCGCTGAAGCTCGGCATGCGCGACGAGCGCGTCCCGCTGGTGCGGGCCCGGCTCGGCCTCGGCCCCAGCGAGGAGCCGGTCTTCGACCGCTCCACCGCGACCGCGCTCGCCGCCTTCCAGAAGCAGGCCGGCCTCCCCGCCAATGGCGTGCTCGGCGCCCAGACTCTCGCCGCTCTCGGCACGCCCGCCACCGCCCGCGGCGAGCAGGACATCGTCGCCCAGATGGAGCGCTGGCGCTGGCTGCCCGCCGATCTCGGCGCCGACCACATCATGGTCAACGTCCCGGAATTTCGCGTCCGCGTCATCCGCCAGGGCCATGTCGTTCACGAGACCCGCGCCATCGTCGGCAAGCCGGAGACCGCGACGCCCATCTTTTCGCACAAGATGGACCACGTCATCGTCAATCCGTCCTGGTTCGTCCCGCCCTCGATCCTGCGCAAGGAGTTCATCCCGGGCCTGGCAGCCGACCCCGAATACGCCGCCAAGCGCGGCTATGTGGTGACGCGCAGCAAGGGCGGCGGCATCTCGGTGCGCCAGCCGCCGGGCGAGCGCAACGCGCTCGGCTGGATCAAGTTCATGTTCCCCAACGACCATGCGGTCTATCTGCACGACACGCCCAATCGCCGGCTCTTCGCCCAGGAGCGCCGCGCCTTCAGCCATGGCTGCGTGCGTGTCGACAATCCCTTCCTGCTCGCCGACCAGGTGCTCGGGCCGGAATGGACGCATGAGCGCCTGAAGCGCCTGATCGGCTCGGGCGAGCGCCGCATCAACCTGCCCCAGCCGCTGGCGATCCACCTCGTCTACAACACCCATGTCGTCGGCGCCGATGGCGGCCTGACCACCTTCGAGGATCTCTACGGCTTCCACCGCCTCGTCCGGCAGGCACTCGAATCGCGCAGCTGA
- a CDS encoding sigma-54 dependent transcriptional regulator: MTATVLVVDDDPVQRRLLDAMLKRCGYDAVVAETGQAALQMLTGPEGDRFDAIVLDLVMPELDGMGVLAALRERAIETPVIVQTANGSIETVVQAMRAGAVDFVVKPVGAERLQISLKNALKLGALEHELRHIKRRASGTLGFRDLATKSADMARVVRLAERAAKSNIPILIEGESGVGKEVLARAIQGSSDRKGKPFVTVNCGAIPHNLVESILFGHEKGAFTGATERHVGKFVEASGGTLFLDEVGELPLDAQVKLLRAIQEGEVDPVGGKKSVRVDIRIISATNKSLLDQVKAGEFREDLYYRLNVFPITLPPLRQRHEDIPDLARGFLARFAADEEGKKLRGIGAEALSLIGGYDWPGNVRQLENAMFRAVVLADGDELTVAEFPQIAAQMEGYDIRIPPAPAPLGPAEARSEPPRIIQMPVRDPNSLELVAGSDMRTLDELEREIIKFALAHYRGHMSEISRKLGIGRSTLYRKLKDYGLIEAGAGADETDAA, from the coding sequence ATGACCGCCACCGTTCTCGTCGTCGACGACGATCCCGTCCAGCGCCGCCTGCTGGACGCCATGCTGAAGCGCTGCGGATACGACGCCGTCGTCGCGGAGACCGGGCAGGCCGCTCTCCAGATGCTGACGGGCCCCGAGGGCGACCGCTTCGACGCGATCGTGCTGGATCTCGTCATGCCCGAGCTCGACGGCATGGGCGTGCTGGCGGCGCTGCGCGAGCGCGCGATCGAGACCCCCGTCATCGTGCAGACCGCCAATGGCTCGATCGAAACGGTCGTCCAGGCGATGCGCGCCGGTGCTGTCGACTTCGTCGTCAAGCCGGTCGGCGCCGAGCGGCTGCAGATCTCGCTCAAGAACGCGCTCAAGCTCGGCGCGCTCGAGCACGAGCTGCGCCACATCAAGCGCCGCGCGTCGGGCACGCTGGGCTTCCGCGACCTCGCCACCAAGAGCGCCGACATGGCGCGGGTGGTGCGCCTGGCCGAGCGGGCGGCGAAATCCAACATACCGATCCTGATCGAGGGTGAATCCGGCGTCGGCAAGGAGGTGCTGGCCCGCGCCATCCAGGGTTCGAGCGACCGCAAGGGCAAGCCCTTCGTCACCGTCAATTGCGGCGCGATCCCGCACAATCTCGTCGAGTCGATCCTCTTCGGCCACGAGAAGGGCGCCTTCACCGGCGCCACCGAGCGCCATGTCGGCAAATTCGTCGAGGCGAGCGGCGGCACGCTCTTCCTCGACGAGGTCGGCGAATTGCCGCTGGATGCGCAGGTCAAGCTCCTGCGCGCGATCCAGGAGGGCGAGGTCGATCCCGTCGGCGGCAAGAAGTCGGTGCGCGTCGACATCCGCATCATCTCGGCGACGAACAAGAGCTTGCTCGACCAGGTCAAGGCCGGCGAGTTCCGCGAAGACCTCTACTACCGCCTCAACGTCTTCCCGATCACGCTGCCGCCGCTACGCCAGCGTCACGAGGACATTCCCGATCTGGCGCGCGGCTTCCTCGCCCGCTTCGCCGCCGACGAGGAGGGCAAGAAGCTGCGCGGCATCGGCGCCGAGGCGCTCTCCCTGATCGGTGGCTATGACTGGCCGGGCAATGTCCGCCAGCTCGAAAATGCGATGTTCCGCGCCGTGGTGCTGGCCGATGGCGACGAGCTGACGGTGGCCGAGTTCCCGCAGATCGCCGCGCAGATGGAAGGCTACGATATCCGCATCCCGCCCGCCCCGGCGCCACTCGGCCCGGCCGAGGCGCGCAGCGAGCCCCCGCGCATCATCCAGATGCCGGTGCGCGACCCCAACTCGCTGGAGCTCGTGGCCGGCTCCGACATGCGCACGCTCGACGAGCTCGAGCGCGAGATCATCAAGTTCGCCCTCGCCCATTACCGCGGGCACATGTCCGAGATCTCGCGCAAGCTCGGCATCGGCCGCTCGACGCTCTACCGCAAGCTCAAGGATTACGGGCTGATCGAGGCGGGAGCGGGCGCCGACGAAACCGACGCGGCCTGA
- a CDS encoding M3 family oligoendopeptidase — MTNAFDQVLRATATATAASAAKSLGTLPEWDLSHLYPGLDSAELKADLSRALSDSQSFATLYRGKLGALAERQDGAAVLAEAVKAFEALSDLLGRIGAYAGLVYAGDTTDPQRAKFYGDTQDKLNAAVTELLFFELELNRIEPEHLARVAATAPLSHWKPWLDDLAKDKPHQLEDRIEALFHEKSMTGHAAWNRLFDETIASLRFRIGGEELTLEPTLNKLQDADGAVRKAAAEALSEVFRGQLRTFALITNTLAKDKEISDRWRKFEDVADSRHLANRVEREVVDALVSAVREAYPRLSHRYYKLKAKWFGREALDFWDRNAPLPKVEQRTIPWTEARDTVLDAYGAFSPEMAGIARRFFDEQWIDAPVRPGKAPGAFAHPTVPSAHPYVLVNYQGKPRDVMTLAHELGHGVHQVLAAHNGALMAPTPLTLAETASVFGEMLTFRRLLNSTSNPQQRKAMLAAKVEDMINTVVRQIAFYSFERKVHEARKSGELTAETLCELWMSVQAESLGPAIRLGPGYEPFWCYIPHFIHSPFYVYAYAFGDCLVNSLYGVYQNAAEGFQERYFALLSAGGTKHHAELLAPFGLDARDPAFWQIGLTMIEGMIIELEGME; from the coding sequence ATGACCAATGCGTTCGACCAGGTGCTGCGCGCCACAGCGACGGCGACCGCCGCCTCGGCCGCCAAATCCTTGGGCACGCTGCCGGAATGGGATCTGAGCCACCTCTATCCGGGCCTCGACTCGGCCGAGCTGAAGGCGGATCTGAGCCGGGCGTTGAGCGATTCGCAGAGCTTCGCGACGCTCTATCGCGGCAAGCTCGGGGCGCTCGCCGAGCGGCAGGACGGTGCTGCGGTGCTGGCCGAGGCGGTGAAGGCGTTCGAGGCGTTGAGCGACCTGCTCGGCCGGATCGGCGCCTATGCGGGCCTGGTCTATGCGGGCGACACCACCGATCCCCAGCGCGCCAAGTTCTATGGCGATACGCAGGACAAGCTGAACGCCGCCGTGACGGAGCTGCTGTTCTTCGAGCTCGAGCTCAACCGGATCGAGCCCGAGCATCTGGCGCGGGTCGCCGCGACGGCGCCGCTGTCGCACTGGAAGCCCTGGCTCGACGACCTCGCCAAGGACAAGCCACATCAGCTCGAAGACCGGATCGAGGCCCTCTTCCACGAGAAGTCGATGACCGGGCACGCCGCCTGGAACCGGCTGTTCGACGAGACGATCGCCTCGCTGCGCTTCCGGATCGGCGGCGAGGAGCTGACGCTGGAGCCGACGCTCAACAAGCTGCAGGACGCCGACGGCGCCGTGCGCAAGGCCGCCGCCGAGGCGCTGAGCGAGGTTTTCCGCGGTCAGCTGCGGACTTTCGCGCTGATCACCAACACGCTCGCCAAGGACAAGGAGATCTCCGACCGCTGGCGCAAGTTCGAGGATGTTGCGGATTCGCGCCATCTCGCCAACCGCGTCGAGCGCGAGGTCGTGGATGCGCTGGTGAGCGCCGTGCGCGAAGCCTATCCGCGCCTGTCGCACCGCTACTACAAGCTGAAGGCGAAGTGGTTCGGGCGCGAGGCGCTGGATTTCTGGGACCGCAACGCGCCGCTTCCCAAGGTCGAGCAGCGCACCATTCCCTGGACGGAAGCCCGCGATACGGTGCTCGACGCCTATGGCGCCTTCTCTCCCGAGATGGCCGGCATTGCGCGCCGCTTCTTCGACGAGCAGTGGATCGACGCGCCGGTGCGGCCCGGCAAGGCGCCCGGCGCCTTCGCCCATCCGACGGTGCCCTCCGCGCACCCCTATGTTCTGGTCAACTACCAAGGCAAGCCGCGCGACGTGATGACGCTCGCCCATGAGCTCGGGCATGGCGTGCATCAGGTGCTGGCAGCCCATAACGGCGCGCTGATGGCACCGACGCCTCTCACGCTGGCCGAGACGGCAAGCGTCTTCGGGGAGATGCTGACCTTCCGCCGCCTGCTGAATTCGACGTCGAATCCCCAGCAGCGCAAGGCAATGCTGGCGGCCAAGGTCGAGGACATGATCAACACGGTCGTGCGCCAGATCGCGTTCTACTCCTTCGAGCGGAAGGTGCATGAGGCGCGCAAGTCGGGCGAGCTGACCGCAGAGACCTTATGCGAACTCTGGATGAGCGTGCAGGCGGAGAGCCTGGGGCCGGCGATCCGGCTTGGCCCCGGTTACGAGCCGTTCTGGTGCTACATCCCGCACTTCATCCATTCGCCCTTCTATGTCTACGCCTATGCCTTCGGTGACTGCCTGGTGAATTCGCTCTACGGCGTCTACCAGAATGCGGCCGAGGGCTTCCAGGAGCGCTATTTCGCCCTGCTCTCGGCCGGTGGCACCAAGCACCATGCCGAGCTGCTGGCGCCCTTCGGCCTCGACGCGCGCGACCCGGCGTTCTGGCAGATCGGGCTCACGATGATCGAGGGCATGATCATCGAGCTGGAAGGGATGGAGTAG
- a CDS encoding outer membrane beta-barrel protein, producing MPRPSPSLLLTGVAAASLMLAASSVDAQQVRRTPLRPSVPAYVAQQPVPDAPAASLSATPDSVRDPAALIQNQPTTVSRRPPPYASRPVRASGVRGVTQRQFRAQQTGVAGLPTTPPPPPPPRRRSAAEEDPYAALGLRLGNVTLKPGLTSSVGYDTNPQRTAGSTRKSSAFGRLEGDLDVQSDWNVHELKGKLRGGYSRFFRDENASRPDGEGNLDLRLDASRDTRILLETRAKIDTQRPGSPDLTAAVIGRPLVYQYGASAGVTHDINRLQMTLRGSVDRSDYEDGKLSNGGIVSQRDRNQTQVGLRLRASYEVTPGFRPFVQGEVDTREFDQAVDSSGYRRSSDGATLRVGSTFEISRQLTGEISAGYQDRKYDDARLRDLKGFVGDAAILWSPTPLTTVTLRGTSELGDTTIAGSSGTTARRVSLEIAHALRRNLTVTGVASFGRTEYDGQGLREDFSSVGARVEYKLTRTFSVRASFTHERLNSTAQGSDYTANVAQVGLRVQF from the coding sequence GTGCCCCGGCCTTCCCCGTCCCTGCTGCTGACCGGCGTCGCCGCCGCGAGCCTCATGCTCGCCGCGTCGTCGGTCGATGCGCAGCAGGTCCGGCGCACGCCGCTGCGGCCGAGCGTGCCGGCCTATGTCGCCCAGCAACCGGTGCCCGATGCGCCGGCGGCCTCGCTCTCAGCCACGCCCGACTCGGTTCGTGATCCCGCCGCACTGATCCAGAACCAGCCGACCACCGTGTCGCGGCGCCCGCCGCCCTATGCCAGCCGGCCCGTTCGGGCGAGTGGCGTGCGCGGCGTCACCCAGCGCCAGTTCCGCGCCCAGCAGACGGGCGTGGCGGGTTTGCCGACCACGCCGCCGCCTCCGCCTCCCCCACGCCGGCGCTCGGCTGCCGAGGAGGATCCCTATGCCGCGCTCGGCCTGCGGCTCGGCAACGTCACGCTCAAGCCCGGGCTGACCAGCAGCGTCGGCTACGACACCAACCCGCAGCGCACGGCGGGCTCGACCCGCAAGAGCTCCGCCTTCGGCCGGCTCGAGGGCGATCTCGACGTCCAGTCGGACTGGAACGTGCACGAGCTGAAGGGCAAGCTGCGCGGCGGCTACAGCCGCTTCTTCCGCGACGAGAACGCCTCGCGCCCCGATGGCGAGGGCAATCTCGACCTGCGCCTCGACGCCTCGCGCGACACGCGCATTCTTCTGGAGACGCGGGCGAAGATCGACACCCAGCGCCCCGGCTCGCCGGATTTGACCGCGGCCGTCATCGGTCGCCCCCTCGTCTATCAGTACGGCGCCTCGGCCGGCGTCACCCATGACATCAACCGCCTGCAGATGACGCTGCGCGGTTCGGTCGACCGCAGCGACTACGAGGACGGCAAGCTGAGCAATGGCGGCATCGTCAGCCAGCGCGACCGCAATCAGACGCAAGTCGGGCTGCGCCTGCGCGCGTCCTACGAGGTCACACCCGGTTTCAGGCCTTTCGTCCAGGGTGAGGTCGACACCCGCGAATTCGACCAGGCCGTGGATTCCAGCGGCTATCGCCGCTCCTCGGACGGCGCCACGCTGCGCGTCGGCTCGACCTTCGAGATCAGCCGCCAGCTCACCGGCGAAATCTCGGCCGGCTATCAGGATCGCAAATATGACGATGCCCGGCTGCGCGACCTGAAGGGCTTCGTCGGCGATGCCGCGATCCTGTGGTCGCCGACGCCGCTGACCACCGTCACCCTGCGCGGCACCTCCGAACTCGGCGACACGACGATTGCGGGCTCATCGGGCACCACGGCGCGGCGCGTCTCGCTGGAGATCGCCCACGCCTTGCGGCGCAACCTCACCGTCACCGGCGTCGCCAGCTTCGGGCGCACCGAATATGACGGGCAGGGTCTGCGCGAGGACTTCTCCAGCGTCGGCGCCCGGGTCGAATACAAGCTGACGCGCACCTTCTCGGTCCGCGCGAGCTTCACCCATGAGCGGCTGAACTCGACCGCCCAGGGCTCGGACTACACCGCCAATGTCGCGCAGGTGGGCCTGAGGGTGCAGTTCTGA
- a CDS encoding KpsF/GutQ family sugar-phosphate isomerase: MTADIRASALRTVATERAGLDTLHQALANGMGEAFVAAVSMIRAAGGRVIVSGMGKSGHVGRKIAATLASTGTPAHFVHPAEASHGDLGMVQPEDVVIALSWSGETAELAAIVGHTRRFRVGLIAITANADSALGREADVTLLLPKAQEACPNGLAPTTSTTMQMALGDALAVALLEARGFSRQDFFVYHPGGKLGAQLKTVASIMHRDAALPLCGLDTGIADVVALISGKGFGCAIVVDADGVLAGVVTDGDLRRTLLRAGPAQRARDVMSANPRRIAPDALAGEALEMVNRLRITALIVADGENRPVGLVHVHDLLSLGVA, translated from the coding sequence ATGACAGCCGATATCCGCGCCTCCGCGCTCCGCACCGTCGCGACCGAACGCGCCGGGCTCGACACGCTTCACCAGGCCCTCGCCAACGGCATGGGTGAGGCTTTCGTTGCCGCGGTCTCGATGATCCGGGCAGCCGGCGGGCGCGTCATCGTCTCCGGCATGGGCAAGTCCGGCCATGTCGGGCGCAAGATCGCGGCGACGCTCGCTTCCACCGGCACGCCGGCGCATTTCGTCCATCCGGCCGAAGCCAGCCATGGCGATCTCGGCATGGTGCAACCGGAGGATGTGGTCATCGCCCTCTCCTGGTCGGGCGAGACGGCGGAGCTTGCGGCGATCGTCGGGCATACGCGGCGCTTCCGCGTCGGGCTGATCGCGATCACCGCCAATGCCGACAGCGCGCTGGGCCGCGAGGCGGATGTGACGCTGCTCCTGCCGAAGGCGCAGGAGGCCTGCCCGAACGGGTTGGCACCGACGACCTCGACGACGATGCAGATGGCGCTGGGTGACGCGCTGGCGGTCGCGCTGCTCGAGGCGCGCGGCTTCTCGCGCCAGGATTTCTTCGTCTATCACCCGGGCGGCAAGCTCGGCGCGCAGCTCAAGACGGTCGCCAGCATCATGCACCGTGATGCGGCGCTGCCGCTCTGCGGGCTGGATACGGGGATCGCGGATGTGGTCGCGCTGATCTCGGGCAAGGGCTTCGGCTGCGCCATCGTGGTGGATGCGGACGGGGTTCTTGCCGGCGTCGTGACCGATGGCGATCTGCGCCGCACATTGCTGCGGGCCGGACCGGCCCAGCGGGCGCGCGACGTGATGAGCGCCAATCCGCGTCGCATTGCACCGGACGCGCTGGCCGGCGAGGCGCTGGAGATGGTCAACCGGCTGCGGATCACCGCGCTGATCGTCGCAGATGGCGAGAACCGCCCTGTCGGGCTGGTCCATGTCCACGACCTGCTCTCGCTCGGCGTGGCCTAA
- a CDS encoding cysteine dioxygenase family protein, protein MQGFLNAERRGAVLASLRTDEGTLSRDYLAAARSVLRELVALPDLVARLPLERKPGGYTRNLLAGDESVSVWAIVWAADATTCIHDHHCSCCFGVVSGTVTETWYRAIDTQRAIATEQHDREAGYVACMLPTGPNIHRMRNLGTEDAISIHIYGFDHEAHDSSIETQYSAVEG, encoded by the coding sequence ATGCAGGGGTTCTTGAACGCGGAGCGGCGCGGCGCCGTTCTCGCCAGCCTGCGGACGGATGAGGGCACTCTCTCGCGCGATTATCTTGCCGCCGCCCGCTCGGTTCTGCGCGAACTCGTTGCGCTGCCCGACCTCGTTGCGCGCCTGCCGCTCGAGCGCAAACCCGGCGGCTACACCCGCAATCTCCTGGCCGGCGACGAGTCGGTCAGCGTCTGGGCGATCGTCTGGGCGGCCGATGCGACCACCTGCATCCACGACCACCACTGCTCCTGCTGCTTCGGCGTCGTCAGCGGCACCGTGACCGAAACCTGGTATCGCGCCATCGATACGCAGCGGGCCATCGCGACCGAGCAGCATGACCGCGAGGCGGGCTATGTCGCCTGCATGCTGCCGACCGGCCCCAACATCCACCGCATGCGCAATCTCGGGACCGAAGACGCGATTTCGATCCACATTTACGGCTTCGACCACGAGGCCCACGATTCCTCGATCGAGACGCAGTACAGCGCCGTCGAGGGCTGA
- a CDS encoding Lrp/AsnC family transcriptional regulator, with amino-acid sequence MAKLDAFDLRILACLQEDASLPLAELSEAVGLSATPCWRRVQKLEAAGYIRKRVALLDRSKLQAGVTVFIAVKTARHSMEWLERFHTAVRDLPEIVDFYRMSGEIDYLLKACVPDIAAYDALYKKLISRIDLNDVTSMFAMEELKSTTAIPLGFVQPEG; translated from the coding sequence ATGGCCAAGCTCGACGCCTTCGATCTGCGGATCCTCGCCTGCCTGCAGGAGGATGCGAGCCTGCCTCTCGCCGAGCTGTCGGAGGCGGTCGGCCTGTCGGCGACGCCGTGCTGGCGGCGGGTGCAGAAGCTGGAAGCGGCGGGCTATATCCGCAAGCGCGTGGCGCTGCTCGACCGCAGCAAGCTGCAGGCGGGCGTCACCGTCTTCATCGCGGTGAAGACGGCCCGGCATTCGATGGAATGGCTGGAGCGGTTCCACACGGCGGTGCGCGACCTGCCCGAGATCGTCGACTTCTACCGGATGAGCGGCGAGATCGACTATCTGCTCAAGGCCTGCGTGCCGGACATCGCGGCTTATGACGCGCTCTACAAGAAGCTAATCTCGCGTATCGACCTCAACGACGTCACCTCGATGTTCGCGATGGAGGAGCTGAAATCGACGACGGCGATCCCGCTCGGCTTCGTGCAGCCGGAAGGCTGA